In Ruminococcaceae bacterium BL-6, a genomic segment contains:
- a CDS encoding D-3-phosphoglycerate dehydrogenase encodes MNIVLAGPYPKGTLERFQSLLPNHHFTTILTEDEYDAMTDAECIIVRVLKTSESVILHNPKLKAIIRWGAGYDSVDIEAAGKHGIMVANTPGVNAYAVAELTIGLMILLGRKVLGYYRNIQAGKWDRGAYSETSFSLNCKVVGIIGGGNIGRRVAALAQALGAKTQYYDVSRLPAEVERQYHVTFVPLDQLLASSDLISIHVPLLGSTRHIIGAEQLTVMKPSACLFNTARGGLIDDAALLEALRHGRLSGAGLDCVEDEKSDVTARLLQCPNVIITPHIGGATADLADAMIPFIAEKIVSLAEKGMMDDIVNRQWLPDSDKKINRL; translated from the coding sequence ATGAACATCGTTCTTGCAGGTCCCTATCCCAAAGGCACGCTGGAGCGCTTTCAATCGCTTCTTCCGAACCATCATTTTACCACGATCCTGACCGAGGATGAATACGACGCCATGACCGACGCGGAGTGTATCATTGTCCGTGTATTAAAAACTTCGGAGTCTGTTATCCTACATAACCCAAAGCTCAAAGCCATTATCCGCTGGGGGGCCGGATACGACTCGGTAGATATTGAAGCAGCCGGAAAGCACGGCATCATGGTAGCCAACACTCCCGGTGTCAATGCATATGCCGTGGCGGAGCTGACCATAGGCCTGATGATCCTTCTCGGACGCAAGGTTCTGGGTTATTACCGCAATATTCAGGCGGGGAAATGGGATCGTGGTGCTTACAGTGAGACTTCTTTTTCTCTCAACTGCAAGGTCGTGGGCATTATCGGTGGCGGGAACATAGGCCGGCGGGTTGCCGCCCTGGCGCAGGCTCTTGGGGCTAAGACCCAATATTACGACGTTTCCCGGCTTCCGGCGGAAGTAGAGCGGCAATACCACGTGACCTTTGTCCCGCTGGATCAGCTCCTGGCCTCCTCAGACCTGATCTCCATTCATGTCCCCCTGCTGGGCAGCACCCGGCATATCATCGGGGCGGAGCAGCTGACCGTGATGAAACCGTCCGCCTGTCTGTTCAATACCGCCAGAGGCGGTTTGATCGACGATGCCGCTCTGCTGGAGGCTTTACGGCACGGCCGTCTTTCCGGAGCCGGGCTGGACTGTGTGGAAGATGAAAAGTCCGATGTCACGGCCCGGCTTCTTCAGTGCCCCAATGTGATCATTACGCCGCACATTGGCGGCGCCACGGCGGATCTCGCCGATGCAATGATCCCGTTCATCGCGGAGAAGATTGTATCCCTGGCCGAAAAGGGGATGATGGATGACATCGTAAACCGTCAATGGCTTCCCGATTCTGACAAAAAGATAAATCGGTTATGA
- a CDS encoding C4-dicarboxylate ABC transporter permease has protein sequence MHIGIGILAFVIYLAVVMLWYLALKRSIAESMLVGLFVACAFNGINRIPATLVASFADAMQQNVMAAIILFSVMAAILSRTGIMAKLINILNSVLGRVRGGAAYVSACASYLFGMVASASSANAATVGSITIPWMIESGWPNDVAAVMNAGNAGLGICGPVPASLFMMLGFAPIAKVLTYGDVYLALVIGAAWTLLCRLLVTRYYVWKYKIPSMANKVDKLGVAMKKGGTSLLMFLGIVIPLMLTIGPISSVLKNHASFGKDAVKAIDIIIWVPVLIMLICIILGHKMLPKTWKGWSEVLSSIAKTCSSSGTVALFAFAGSYALTEIGFGDDLSSLLSSVNLPKFPMVLLVGGIIALVAGPLNASATTISLGLVAWSAMVAVGVTPAAALVSFLIFASTEGTSPPMSSPIFISSSIAGVENVSVMFKRLIFHYLVPIILVGVLVACGILPI, from the coding sequence GTGCATATTGGAATTGGAATCTTGGCCTTTGTGATTTATCTTGCAGTCGTAATGCTATGGTACCTTGCGCTGAAGCGCTCGATTGCAGAGTCCATGTTGGTGGGATTATTTGTTGCATGCGCCTTCAACGGAATTAATCGTATCCCCGCAACATTGGTGGCAAGCTTTGCCGACGCCATGCAGCAAAACGTTATGGCAGCCATTATTCTGTTTTCTGTGATGGCCGCAATCCTATCCCGAACTGGGATCATGGCTAAACTGATTAATATTTTGAATTCTGTCCTGGGCCGTGTCCGCGGCGGTGCCGCCTATGTTTCCGCCTGTGCCAGTTACCTCTTCGGCATGGTGGCCAGCGCAAGCAGCGCCAATGCCGCCACCGTTGGTTCCATCACTATCCCATGGATGATAGAATCCGGCTGGCCAAACGATGTAGCCGCCGTTATGAACGCAGGCAACGCCGGGCTCGGCATCTGCGGCCCGGTGCCTGCTTCCCTGTTTATGATGCTGGGCTTCGCTCCCATTGCGAAAGTGCTTACTTACGGGGATGTTTACTTGGCCCTGGTAATCGGCGCTGCCTGGACGCTGCTCTGCCGTCTGCTAGTGACCCGCTATTATGTATGGAAATATAAAATCCCATCCATGGCCAACAAAGTTGATAAATTGGGGGTCGCCATGAAAAAGGGCGGCACCTCGCTGCTCATGTTCCTGGGGATCGTTATCCCTCTGATGCTGACCATCGGGCCCATCAGCTCCGTTCTGAAAAATCATGCTTCTTTTGGGAAGGATGCCGTAAAAGCAATCGACATTATTATCTGGGTCCCCGTGTTGATCATGCTTATCTGCATCATATTGGGCCACAAAATGCTGCCAAAAACATGGAAGGGCTGGAGCGAGGTTCTTTCCTCCATAGCCAAAACCTGCTCCTCCTCCGGAACGGTTGCCCTGTTCGCCTTTGCGGGAAGCTATGCTTTGACTGAAATCGGCTTTGGAGACGACTTGAGTTCCCTTTTGAGCAGTGTAAACCTGCCTAAATTCCCCATGGTCCTTTTAGTCGGGGGTATTATTGCCCTTGTGGCCGGCCCGTTGAATGCCAGCGCCACCACGATCAGTCTCGGCCTGGTCGCATGGTCTGCCATGGTTGCCGTAGGGGTTACTCCTGCTGCCGCCCTGGTGTCCTTCCTGATTTTTGCCTCCACCGAGGGAACTTCTCCTCCGATGTCTTCGCCTATTTTTATTTCCAGCAGTATCGCCGGGGTGGAAAATGTCAGCGTGATGTTTAAGAGGCTGATTTTCCATTATTTGGTTCCCATCATTTTGGTTGGAGTTTTGGTTGCCTGCGGCATCCTGCCCATTTAG
- a CDS encoding C4-dicarboxylate ABC transporter permease produces the protein MVIGIGIWAFVIYIISILVWMLLLKRNIAEAMGVGLIIVALFKGITALPNTLAVSLVSAAKESSFLATMLFLLMAVIMTKTGIIAHLVELLNSLIGRVKGGAAYVSTCASFLFGLVSGNAIANCSTVGAITVPWMKESGWPKEVAATMNAGNAGVGQAMPSCTAMFLLVGLAEVSKAMTISQAYIAVLCAGAWTFLYRLLRVWLYARKYHVHPVPEDQIKPIKQSFRDNWMSLLMLVGIAIPLFLTMGPIAAILTSMKSFGKAGVGSINIVLWVPILVSVICLIIGRKNLPHKAGEWVGLAKGSQQTFTTVGGVLLFALAASKVLTMVGFDRDLKVVLNSLSLPNLIMIILTCIMVALVAGPLSAVATTAAVGQVAYSIMVGAGVSPIAAVAAFMICISTEGASPPSSSPIFISCGLAGVDDPAVIFRPLITDYIVPLLGVATLVAVGIFPVIP, from the coding sequence ATGGTAATCGGAATAGGAATATGGGCATTTGTCATTTATATCATCTCGATTCTCGTGTGGATGCTTTTATTGAAAAGGAACATTGCAGAAGCAATGGGAGTCGGTCTGATCATTGTCGCACTGTTCAAAGGGATCACTGCTTTGCCGAATACTCTGGCGGTTTCTTTGGTTTCGGCGGCAAAGGAAAGCTCTTTTCTGGCAACCATGCTCTTTTTGCTGATGGCTGTTATCATGACGAAAACGGGGATCATCGCCCATCTGGTTGAATTGCTGAATTCCCTGATCGGGCGGGTAAAGGGCGGGGCGGCTTATGTGTCCACATGTGCCAGCTTTTTGTTCGGCCTGGTTTCAGGGAATGCAATTGCGAATTGCTCCACTGTCGGTGCCATCACCGTTCCGTGGATGAAAGAAAGCGGCTGGCCCAAGGAAGTGGCGGCCACAATGAATGCGGGGAATGCCGGGGTAGGGCAGGCCATGCCGTCCTGCACCGCGATGTTCCTGCTGGTCGGCCTCGCCGAGGTTTCGAAAGCAATGACCATCAGTCAGGCATATATCGCGGTGCTCTGTGCAGGCGCCTGGACCTTTCTTTACCGCCTGCTGCGGGTATGGCTGTATGCAAGGAAGTATCACGTGCATCCGGTGCCGGAAGACCAGATTAAACCAATAAAACAGTCTTTCCGGGACAACTGGATGTCCTTGCTGATGTTAGTCGGGATTGCAATTCCGCTGTTTTTGACCATGGGTCCCATCGCGGCCATCCTGACCTCTATGAAATCTTTTGGGAAGGCCGGCGTAGGTTCCATCAATATCGTTCTTTGGGTCCCTATCCTCGTCAGTGTGATCTGCCTGATCATCGGCAGAAAGAATCTGCCCCATAAGGCAGGCGAGTGGGTCGGCCTTGCAAAAGGGAGCCAGCAGACTTTCACTACGGTTGGCGGAGTTCTGCTTTTTGCCCTGGCTGCCAGTAAGGTTCTGACGATGGTTGGGTTTGACCGTGATTTGAAGGTAGTGCTGAATTCCCTTTCTCTGCCCAATTTGATCATGATCATTCTAACCTGCATCATGGTGGCGCTTGTGGCGGGCCCTTTGAGCGCTGTTGCGACGACTGCTGCGGTGGGCCAGGTGGCCTATTCCATCATGGTCGGTGCGGGCGTAAGCCCGATTGCCGCGGTAGCCGCATTTATGATCTGCATTTCCACCGAGGGAGCATCTCCTCCAAGCTCGTCGCCGATTTTCATTTCATGCGGCCTGGCTGGCGTGGACGACCCGGCGGTGATCTTCAGACCCCTCATCACCGACTATATCGTGCCTTTGCTCGGTGTGGCGACATTGGTGGCCGTTGGAATTTTTCCTGTTATTCCCTAG
- a CDS encoding transposase has protein sequence MVDGLGNPLRFILSSGNRNDICLAKTLLEPFDLRGKLILADKGYDSDKFVRWIEKRGGMVVIPSRVIAKHPRTIDRLIYNERHLVENLFLKLKNHRRFATRYEKRAASFLAVTLLAAALLWLS, from the coding sequence GTGGTTGACGGTCTTGGAAACCCTTTGCGGTTTATTCTCTCGAGTGGAAACCGTAACGATATTTGTCTTGCGAAAACCTTACTGGAACCATTTGATTTGCGGGGCAAACTGATTCTTGCTGATAAAGGCTATGACAGCGATAAATTTGTTCGCTGGATTGAAAAACGCGGCGGTATGGTTGTAATTCCCAGCCGTGTTATCGCGAAGCACCCGCGAACTATTGACCGGCTCATTTACAATGAACGGCATTTGGTCGAAAATTTATTCTTGAAACTCAAGAACCATCGCCGTTTTGCAACAAGATACGAGAAGCGAGCGGCCTCTTTTCTTGCTGTTACTCTCCTTGCCGCAGCTCTGCTTTGGTTATCTTGA
- a CDS encoding protein of unknown function (Evidence 5 : Unknown function), with protein sequence MPFIVNEPVNSSRVLRDNTAGNYNHTAAFFNPANKFIAVIAFISKNQFAPQIKWFQ encoded by the coding sequence ATGCCGTTCATTGTAAATGAGCCGGTCAATAGTTCGCGGGTGCTTCGCGATAACACGGCTGGGAATTACAACCATACCGCCGCGTTTTTCAATCCAGCGAACAAATTTATCGCTGTCATAGCCTTTATCAGCAAGAATCAGTTTGCCCCGCAAATCAAATGGTTCCAGTAA
- a CDS encoding protein of unknown function (Evidence 5 : Unknown function), with the protein MDETALMLDSTTIKVHQHGSGLKKGSTKRKPDEAGVD; encoded by the coding sequence GTGGACGAAACCGCACTCATGCTGGACAGCACTACCATTAAGGTGCACCAGCACGGCAGCGGTTTAAAAAAGGGCTCCACGAAGAGGAAACCGGACGAAGCCGGGGTGGACTGA